A single window of Drosophila suzukii chromosome 3, CBGP_Dsuzu_IsoJpt1.0, whole genome shotgun sequence DNA harbors:
- the ome gene encoding venom dipeptidyl peptidase 4 isoform X4: protein MHTKEKKRRVRIILSIVTAVIAVALLATALVFILRTDEKDNSDDSGSNSNNAIDLEDVLSGQLYAKRFNGSWSNGDSVIYKENTSIIEYDAKTGVTTVLLENALHYVLYEKSADGQFLLLAKNYRKNFRYSFLAQYDLYNLNTKTLTALTIEDVQQYLSMVQWSPVGNALVINFNRNLYYKTGALEQEIALTSDDNEKVLNGIPDWVYEEEVFSSNVATWFNPSGKQLAFIKFDDSSTHLINFPYYGDAGDLRYQYPLHQVIPYPKAGSSNPRVELVMVDLESAVEGKHFLTTMPVPPALNTETDYIVTVVSWVDDTNVLSIWMNRIQNAAYVVTFDGLNRKVIYSTESKTGWVDLYTAPFRNRNGSRLAFVLPYNNYKHVQLISSTVASAEPQTPEPLTEGKYVVDSILHWDGTNDIIFYTANTEDHPEQLHLYAIRALPKQSPKCLTCNLIKSGDIQQTYFSATFNDNSHIVITSQGPGIPTTHIYEWKFENSQVVISHVLDWETNESLRAKLKGTKLPSHKILTVNIDGGFQAKVLLQLPPNLDTSGATKYPMLVDVYGGPDSYSVTNKWMVDWGTYLTSNQSVIYAKIDGRGSGLRGESLLHSIYLKLGTVEISDQINVTQNLAKTLNYIDAEHIGIWGWSYGGYAAAMALANDQNEVFKCAASIAPVTDWAYYDSIYTERYMGLPNTNEVGYDNSRLSTMAVKLRGKKYLLVHGTSDDNVHYQQAMILAKNLERQDILFKQISYADEDHGLTNVRPHLYHSLDRFFGECFASSRLMKSAK from the exons ATGCATACCAAGGAGAAGAAGCGTCGGGTGCGGATAATCCTAAGCATTGTGACTGCGGTAATAGCGGTAGCTTTGTTGGCCACAGCCTTGGTGTTCATCCTTCGTACAGATGAAAAGGACAATTCCGACGACTCAGGTTCAAACTCCAATAATGCTATTGACCTGGAAGATGTGCTGAGTGGTCAACTGTATGCTAAACGCTTTAACGGCAGCTGGAGCAATGGAGACAGTGTGATTTACAAGGAGAATACG TCTATTATAGAGTACGATGCCAAGACGGGAGTAACTACCGTCCTGCTAGAAAATGCCCTTCACTATGTCCTGTATGAGAAGTCTGCCGATGGGCAGTTTCTTCTACTGGCAAAGAACTACAGGAAAAACTTCCGGTACAGCTTCCTCGCCCAGTACGATCTGTACAACTTGAACACGAAAACCTTGACTGCACTGACCATTGAAGATGTGCAGCAGTACTTGAGTATGGTCCAATGGTCGCCGGTGGGAAATGCCCTGGTGATCAACTTTAATCGGAATCTTTACTATAAGACGGGTGCTTTGGAGCAGGAGATCGCTCTAACCAGTGACGATAACGAAAAAGTACTCAATGGCATACCCGATTGGGTGTACGAGGAGGAAGTGTTCAGCTCTAATGTGGCCACCTGGTTCAATCCCTCGGGCAAACAACTGGCCTTCATCAAGTTCGACGACTCGTCCACGCATCTGATCAATTTCCCCTACTACGGTGATGCTGGAGATCTGCGCTATCAGTATCCGCTGCACCAGGTGATCCCCTATCCCAAAGCTGGATCCTCCAATCCGCGGGTGGAACTGGTAATGGTCGATCTAGAAAGTGCCGTGGAAGGTAAACATTTCTTGACCACGATGCCGGTGCCACCGGCTCTCAATACGGAAACGGACTATATCGTCACCGTGGTCAGTTGGGTGGACGATACCAATGTACTGTCCATCTGGATGAACCGCATCCAGAATGCCGCCTATGTCGTAACCTTCGACGGACTTAACAGAAAAGTG ATATACAGCACCGAATCGAAGACCGGTTGGGTGGACCTCTATACCGCTCCTTTCCGTAATCGCAATGGTTCTCGTCTGGCCTTCGTTCTGCCGTACAACAACTACAAGCACGTCCAACTTATCAGTTCCACGGTGGCCAGCGCCGAGCCACAAACTCCTGAGCCCCTGACCGAAGGCAAGTACGTGGTGGACAGCATCCTGCACTGGGACGGAACCAACGACATCATCTTCTACACGGCCAACACGGAGGATCATCCGGAGCAGCTTCATCTGTACGCCATTCGGGCGCTGCCCAAGCAGAGTCCCAAGTGCCTCACTTGCAACCTGATCAAGTCCGGGGATATTCAGCAGACCTACTTCTCGGCCACATTCAACGACAATAGCCACATTGTGATAACCTCTCAGGGACCTGGCATTCCCACTACCCATATCTACGAGTGGAAATTCGAAAACT caCAAGTTGTCATCTCGCATGTCCTCGACTGGGAAACCAATGAAAGCCTGCGTGCCAAACTGAAGGGCACAAAACTGCCTTCCCATAAGATCCTTACGGTGAACATTGACGGTGGCTTCCAGGCGAAGGTACTTCTCCAGCTGCCTCCCAATTTGGACACCAGTGGTGCAACCAAGTATCCCATGCTTGTGGATGTCTACGGAGGACCAGATTCCTATtct gtTACCAACAAATGGATGGTGGACTGGGGCACATATTTGACCTCAAATCAGTCTGTGATCTACGCCAAGATCGATGGTCGTGGCTCTGGACTCCGTGGAGAGAGTCTCCTTCATTCCATCTACCTAAAGTTGGGTACCGTGGAGATCAGCGATCAGATCAACGTTACTCA AAACCTTGCTAAAACCCTCAACTACATCGATGCGGAGCACATTGGCATTTGGGGCTGGTCATATGGTGGCTATGCGGCTGCAATGGCTCTGGCCAATGACCAAAATGAAGTGTTCAAGTGTGCAGCCTCGATAGCTCCAGTCACGGATTGGGCTTACTACG ACTCCATCTACACAGAGCGCTATATGGGTCTTCCAAATACAAATGAAGTGGGCTATGACAATTCCCGACTGAGCACAATGGCAGTAAAGCTAAGGGGCAAGAAATACTTATTGGTCCATGGAACCTCGGATGACAATGTGCACTACCAGCAGGCTATGATCTTGGCCAAAAATCTGGAACGCCAAGACATCCTCTTTAAGCAGATC AGCTACGCTGATGAGGATCACGGTCTGACCAATGTGCGTCCACATTTGTACCATTCGTTGGATCGCTTCTTTGGCGAATGCTTTGCCAGCAGTCGCCTCATGAAAAGTGCCAAATAA
- the ome gene encoding venom dipeptidyl peptidase 4 isoform X3 — translation MSGNDVSVTETAQSDQNLMHTKEKKRRVRIILSIVTAVIAVALLATALVFILRTDEKDNSDDSGSNSNNAIDLEDVLSGQLYAKRFNGSWSNGDSVIYKENTSIIEYDAKTGVTTVLLENALHYVLYEKSADGQFLLLAKNYRKNFRYSFLAQYDLYNLNTKTLTALTIEDVQQYLSMVQWSPVGNALVINFNRNLYYKTGALEQEIALTSDDNEKVLNGIPDWVYEEEVFSSNVATWFNPSGKQLAFIKFDDSSTHLINFPYYGDAGDLRYQYPLHQVIPYPKAGSSNPRVELVMVDLESAVEGKHFLTTMPVPPALNTETDYIVTVVSWVDDTNVLSIWMNRIQNAAYVVTFDGLNRKVIYSTESKTGWVDLYTAPFRNRNGSRLAFVLPYNNYKHVQLISSTVASAEPQTPEPLTEGKYVVDSILHWDGTNDIIFYTANTEDHPEQLHLYAIRALPKQSPKCLTCNLIKSGDIQQTYFSATFNDNSHIVITSQGPGIPTTHIYEWKFENSQVVISHVLDWETNESLRAKLKGTKLPSHKILTVNIDGGFQAKVLLQLPPNLDTSGATKYPMLVDVYGGPDSYSVTNKWMVDWGTYLTSNQSVIYAKIDGRGSGLRGESLLHSIYLKLGTVEISDQINVTQNLAKTLNYIDAEHIGIWGWSYGGYAAAMALANDQNEVFKCAASIAPVTDWAYYDSIYTERYMGLPNTNEVGYDNSRLSTMAVKLRGKKYLLVHGTSDDNVHYQQAMILAKNLERQDILFKQISYADEDHGLTNVRPHLYHSLDRFFGECFASSRLMKSAK, via the exons AATCTAATGCATACCAAGGAGAAGAAGCGTCGGGTGCGGATAATCCTAAGCATTGTGACTGCGGTAATAGCGGTAGCTTTGTTGGCCACAGCCTTGGTGTTCATCCTTCGTACAGATGAAAAGGACAATTCCGACGACTCAGGTTCAAACTCCAATAATGCTATTGACCTGGAAGATGTGCTGAGTGGTCAACTGTATGCTAAACGCTTTAACGGCAGCTGGAGCAATGGAGACAGTGTGATTTACAAGGAGAATACG TCTATTATAGAGTACGATGCCAAGACGGGAGTAACTACCGTCCTGCTAGAAAATGCCCTTCACTATGTCCTGTATGAGAAGTCTGCCGATGGGCAGTTTCTTCTACTGGCAAAGAACTACAGGAAAAACTTCCGGTACAGCTTCCTCGCCCAGTACGATCTGTACAACTTGAACACGAAAACCTTGACTGCACTGACCATTGAAGATGTGCAGCAGTACTTGAGTATGGTCCAATGGTCGCCGGTGGGAAATGCCCTGGTGATCAACTTTAATCGGAATCTTTACTATAAGACGGGTGCTTTGGAGCAGGAGATCGCTCTAACCAGTGACGATAACGAAAAAGTACTCAATGGCATACCCGATTGGGTGTACGAGGAGGAAGTGTTCAGCTCTAATGTGGCCACCTGGTTCAATCCCTCGGGCAAACAACTGGCCTTCATCAAGTTCGACGACTCGTCCACGCATCTGATCAATTTCCCCTACTACGGTGATGCTGGAGATCTGCGCTATCAGTATCCGCTGCACCAGGTGATCCCCTATCCCAAAGCTGGATCCTCCAATCCGCGGGTGGAACTGGTAATGGTCGATCTAGAAAGTGCCGTGGAAGGTAAACATTTCTTGACCACGATGCCGGTGCCACCGGCTCTCAATACGGAAACGGACTATATCGTCACCGTGGTCAGTTGGGTGGACGATACCAATGTACTGTCCATCTGGATGAACCGCATCCAGAATGCCGCCTATGTCGTAACCTTCGACGGACTTAACAGAAAAGTG ATATACAGCACCGAATCGAAGACCGGTTGGGTGGACCTCTATACCGCTCCTTTCCGTAATCGCAATGGTTCTCGTCTGGCCTTCGTTCTGCCGTACAACAACTACAAGCACGTCCAACTTATCAGTTCCACGGTGGCCAGCGCCGAGCCACAAACTCCTGAGCCCCTGACCGAAGGCAAGTACGTGGTGGACAGCATCCTGCACTGGGACGGAACCAACGACATCATCTTCTACACGGCCAACACGGAGGATCATCCGGAGCAGCTTCATCTGTACGCCATTCGGGCGCTGCCCAAGCAGAGTCCCAAGTGCCTCACTTGCAACCTGATCAAGTCCGGGGATATTCAGCAGACCTACTTCTCGGCCACATTCAACGACAATAGCCACATTGTGATAACCTCTCAGGGACCTGGCATTCCCACTACCCATATCTACGAGTGGAAATTCGAAAACT caCAAGTTGTCATCTCGCATGTCCTCGACTGGGAAACCAATGAAAGCCTGCGTGCCAAACTGAAGGGCACAAAACTGCCTTCCCATAAGATCCTTACGGTGAACATTGACGGTGGCTTCCAGGCGAAGGTACTTCTCCAGCTGCCTCCCAATTTGGACACCAGTGGTGCAACCAAGTATCCCATGCTTGTGGATGTCTACGGAGGACCAGATTCCTATtct gtTACCAACAAATGGATGGTGGACTGGGGCACATATTTGACCTCAAATCAGTCTGTGATCTACGCCAAGATCGATGGTCGTGGCTCTGGACTCCGTGGAGAGAGTCTCCTTCATTCCATCTACCTAAAGTTGGGTACCGTGGAGATCAGCGATCAGATCAACGTTACTCA AAACCTTGCTAAAACCCTCAACTACATCGATGCGGAGCACATTGGCATTTGGGGCTGGTCATATGGTGGCTATGCGGCTGCAATGGCTCTGGCCAATGACCAAAATGAAGTGTTCAAGTGTGCAGCCTCGATAGCTCCAGTCACGGATTGGGCTTACTACG ACTCCATCTACACAGAGCGCTATATGGGTCTTCCAAATACAAATGAAGTGGGCTATGACAATTCCCGACTGAGCACAATGGCAGTAAAGCTAAGGGGCAAGAAATACTTATTGGTCCATGGAACCTCGGATGACAATGTGCACTACCAGCAGGCTATGATCTTGGCCAAAAATCTGGAACGCCAAGACATCCTCTTTAAGCAGATC AGCTACGCTGATGAGGATCACGGTCTGACCAATGTGCGTCCACATTTGTACCATTCGTTGGATCGCTTCTTTGGCGAATGCTTTGCCAGCAGTCGCCTCATGAAAAGTGCCAAATAA